In Rhodopirellula sp. P2, the DNA window ATCCGGAGAAGAATTCGCTGGCCGTGACGCGGTAGTCGACCTCGCCCTGCAACAAGAACAAGTTGATCAGGGTGAGCAAGGTGAACGATCCCACCAAGACCGTGCTGAAGGTTTGAATCAACCCGTACCGACCGACAAACAACAGGACGCTGGTCGCGATCGTGATGATCGTTGCCCAAAGTTTGATGTCGGGCGGTTCGTTTTTGCCGTGCTCGAGTTCGTGCGCGATGCGCAACGCGACCACTTCGGCTTCGCGGTGGTCGAGTTCTTGCAGACGCGTGGGAGCCTCTGCCGCGGAACGCTCGGATTCGGAGCGGACCGCGTAGCGTTCAAACGTCAGCAGTTGTTCCGCGTCGGCGACTTGGTTTTCTGAAACACCATGGGCCGTTGCTGGCATGGTGAGTGCGACCGCTTGGCCAACACTGCCCACGATCCCGCCTTGTTGACCGATGCTGGCCAACCACATGACCGCCCAGGCCCAGACCAACCAATTGCCATGGCGTCCCAACCGCGGGCCGGGCAGTTCATTGAACGCTTGCAGAGACGTCTTGCCGCTGGTCAGCGTGTAACGCCCCATTTCGACTTGCGTGAAAACCTTGACCACACATCCCAGCAGGATCAGCCACAGCAGAGTGAATCCGGCTTCCGCACCGGTCTTTGTGGTCGCGATCAGTTCGCCGCTGCCGACGATCGAGCCGGCGATGATCAGTCCTGGGCCGATGTTGGTCAGGATCCGCCACCAGTGGGTTGGCGGATCTCGGCGTTCCGATTCGGGGGATTTCAAAACGTGCTCGCGTTCGACAACAGAGGTGGGATGCAGGTGGGAAAGCTTGATATAGTAGCACCACCATGCCACGCGATGAAAACCAACTCGATGCTGAATCCCAGCGACCGCTCGACACCACCATCGGTGTCGTCACGCCTGAGAACATTGCGTTTGAGTATCAATTGGCCGGTCCGTTTCGGCGGTTGCCCGCCTACATCATCGATGTCTTTGTGCGCGCCGCGGTGATCGCCGCGATCGGGTTGCTCTTGCTGCTGTTCGTCGGGCTGTCGGGGTTGCAAAGCCTCGGGGCCTTCGCCTTGGCGGCGGGGATCATCAGTTACTTTTTGGTCAGCTGGTTTTACGGGGCGGCCTTGGAAGCGTTTTTCAATGGCCGCACCGTGGGAAAATGGGCCTGCGGGATTCGAGTGATCGATGTCGATGGGTGCCCGATCAATGGAAAACGTGCGGTGCTTCGCAATCTGCTTCGGATCGCCGATCTGGCGCCCGTCGCGGCACTGAGCAGTGTGGATGAGAGCATTCCGCCGATGTTTCTGATTCCCACGGGCATGGTGGGGCTGATCTGCGTGATCAGCACCCGGCGAATGCAGCGATTGGGTGACATTGCCAGCGGCACGATGGTCATCATCGATGAAAAGACGTGGCAATTGCCGGTCGCCAAAATCGATGATCCTCGAGTAGCGCCTCTGGCAACATTCATTCCCGGCGACTACGCGATTTCGCGAAGCATGGCCAGGACGCTGGCGATTTACGCTGAGCGACGGCATTACCTGACCCCTCCGCGACGCCGAGAAATCGCCAGGCACCTGACCCTGCCTCTGATCGAGCGGTTTGACTTTCGCCCCGACATCGACGCCGATTTGTTGATGATCGCACTGTATTACAAGACATTCTTGGCTGAACGAAACGCGGAACCCGCGGATTTGGGGCCCTTGGCCGGCTACAGCCCTCTGATTCGAGACATGGTCGCCCCGGCGACAACGGCTTAGAAACATCTCGTCCATGACTGGTGTGGCGGACGAGGTGACGAGTCCGCTGGGTTTGTGGAACCGGGCGG includes these proteins:
- a CDS encoding Nramp family divalent metal transporter — protein: MKSPESERRDPPTHWWRILTNIGPGLIIAGSIVGSGELIATTKTGAEAGFTLLWLILLGCVVKVFTQVEMGRYTLTSGKTSLQAFNELPGPRLGRHGNWLVWAWAVMWLASIGQQGGIVGSVGQAVALTMPATAHGVSENQVADAEQLLTFERYAVRSESERSAAEAPTRLQELDHREAEVVALRIAHELEHGKNEPPDIKLWATIITIATSVLLFVGRYGLIQTFSTVLVGSFTLLTLINLFLLQGEVDYRVTASEFFSGLKGALPASENGGTALATALATFGIIGVGAGELIAYPYWCLEKGYAKFTGKNDGTPQWRERAAGWMRVMQVDAWGSMLVYTFATVAFYLLGAAVLHRVGLNPEKSDLVRTLAVMYVPVFSNWAAALFLFGAIAVLYSTFFVACAGHARVFSDALRVVGWIDDSQATRDKWVRGLGAFFPIMSLGFYIAFPSPAKLVLISGVTQGVVLPLIAGAAIWFRYKRSIDGLRPGKLWDVMLWLSGIAMLITGVWTIIATVT
- a CDS encoding RDD family protein; translation: MPRDENQLDAESQRPLDTTIGVVTPENIAFEYQLAGPFRRLPAYIIDVFVRAAVIAAIGLLLLLFVGLSGLQSLGAFALAAGIISYFLVSWFYGAALEAFFNGRTVGKWACGIRVIDVDGCPINGKRAVLRNLLRIADLAPVAALSSVDESIPPMFLIPTGMVGLICVISTRRMQRLGDIASGTMVIIDEKTWQLPVAKIDDPRVAPLATFIPGDYAISRSMARTLAIYAERRHYLTPPRRREIARHLTLPLIERFDFRPDIDADLLMIALYYKTFLAERNAEPADLGPLAGYSPLIRDMVAPATTA